From Streptomyces sp. NBC_00370, a single genomic window includes:
- a CDS encoding glutamine synthetase family protein, whose product MDKQQEFVLRTLEERDIRFVRLWFTDVLGFLKSVAVAPAELEQAFDEGMGFDGSAIEGFARVYESDMIAKPDPATFQILPWRAEAPGTARMFCDILMPDGSPSFADPRYVLKRMLAKTSDLGFTFYTHPEIEFFLLKDKPVDGTRPTPADSSGYFDHTPQNVGMDFRRQAITMLESMGISVEFSHHEGAPGQQEIDLRYADALSTADNVMTFRLVMKQVALEQGVQATFMPKPFSEYPGSGMHTHLSLFEGDRNAFYESGAEYQLSKVGRSFIAGLLKHAAEISAVTNQWVNSYKRIWGGSSRTAGSGGEAPSYICWGHNNRSALIRVPMYKPGKTGSARVEVRSIDSGANPYLTYAVLVAAGLKGIEEGYELPAGADDDVWALSDAERRAMGIEPLPQNLGEAIALMERSELVAETLGEHVFDFFLRNKKQEWEEYRSEVTAFELRKSLPVL is encoded by the coding sequence ATGGATAAGCAGCAGGAATTCGTGCTCCGGACGCTGGAGGAGCGCGACATCCGCTTCGTGCGTCTGTGGTTCACCGATGTTCTCGGTTTCCTGAAGTCGGTCGCCGTCGCGCCCGCCGAGCTGGAGCAGGCCTTCGACGAGGGCATGGGCTTCGACGGCTCGGCGATCGAGGGCTTCGCCCGCGTCTACGAGTCCGACATGATCGCCAAGCCGGACCCGGCGACCTTCCAGATCCTGCCCTGGCGCGCCGAGGCGCCCGGCACGGCCCGGATGTTCTGCGACATTCTGATGCCCGACGGCTCGCCGTCCTTCGCCGATCCGCGCTACGTGCTGAAGCGGATGCTGGCCAAGACCTCCGACCTGGGTTTCACCTTCTACACCCACCCCGAGATCGAGTTCTTCCTGCTGAAGGACAAGCCGGTCGACGGCACCCGCCCGACCCCCGCCGACAGCTCGGGCTACTTCGACCACACCCCGCAGAACGTGGGCATGGACTTCCGCCGCCAGGCGATCACGATGCTCGAATCCATGGGCATCTCCGTGGAGTTCAGCCACCACGAGGGCGCCCCGGGCCAGCAGGAGATCGACCTCCGCTACGCGGACGCGCTGTCCACCGCCGACAACGTCATGACGTTCCGGCTGGTCATGAAGCAGGTCGCGCTGGAGCAGGGCGTCCAGGCCACGTTCATGCCGAAGCCGTTCTCGGAGTACCCGGGCTCGGGCATGCACACCCACCTCTCCCTCTTCGAGGGCGACCGCAACGCGTTCTACGAGTCGGGCGCCGAGTACCAGCTGTCGAAGGTGGGCCGCTCCTTCATCGCCGGCCTGCTGAAGCACGCCGCCGAGATTTCCGCCGTCACCAACCAGTGGGTCAACTCGTACAAGCGCATCTGGGGCGGCTCCAGCCGCACGGCCGGCTCGGGCGGCGAGGCCCCCTCGTACATCTGCTGGGGCCACAACAACCGCTCGGCCCTGATCCGCGTCCCGATGTACAAGCCGGGCAAGACGGGCTCGGCGCGCGTGGAGGTCCGCTCCATCGACTCGGGCGCCAACCCCTACCTCACCTACGCGGTCCTGGTCGCCGCGGGCCTGAAGGGCATCGAGGAGGGCTACGAACTCCCGGCAGGCGCCGACGACGACGTCTGGGCCCTCTCCGACGCCGAACGCCGCGCGATGGGCATCGAACCTCTCCCGCAGAACCTCGGCGAGGCCATCGCCCTGATGGAACGCAGCGAACTGGTGGCGGAAACGCTGGGCGAGCACGTCTTCGACTTCTTTCTCCGCAACAAGAAGCAGGAGTGGGAGGAGTACCGGAGCGAGGTAACGGCCTTCGAACTCCGCAAGAGCCTCCCGGTGCTGTAG
- a CDS encoding VOC family protein — MPLSLHHIVIDAHDLPALARFWSQVLDWRILSERPREVVIGPSETAPVGICFMPVPDRKTTKNRLHLDLTPSAEDREAEIARVLALGATRVDVGQSGTESWTVLADPEGNEFCVIRAKTTLIA; from the coding sequence ATGCCGCTATCGCTCCACCACATCGTCATCGACGCCCACGACCTGCCTGCCCTGGCCCGCTTCTGGTCCCAGGTGCTGGACTGGCGGATCCTCTCCGAACGCCCCCGCGAGGTGGTGATCGGCCCGTCCGAAACGGCCCCGGTCGGCATCTGCTTCATGCCGGTCCCCGACCGGAAGACCACCAAGAACCGCCTCCACCTGGACCTGACCCCGTCCGCCGAGGACCGGGAGGCAGAAATCGCCCGCGTCCTCGCCCTGGGCGCGACCCGGGTGGACGTGGGCCAGTCGGGGACGGAGTCCTGGACGGTCCTGGCGGACCCGGAAGGCAACGAGTTCTGCGTGATCCGCGCCAAGACGACCCTGATCGCCTGA
- a CDS encoding DUF3105 domain-containing protein, whose amino-acid sequence MASKSQSAERKARIEEMRRAEHARERRNRILTISISAVVVLALVGFGAFVLNKKSDEKDEQQAAAKAPIKGEKSWDAKKLTRNHVEKAVSYPMKPPVGGDHNPVWINCDGDVYKKPIPDVNAVHALEHGAVWVTYTDKASADDVKALDDKVSKTPYSLMSPYQGQAGAIMLSAWGKQVTVDSASDPRVNAFFTKYVQGAQTPEPGAACTGGLDGPK is encoded by the coding sequence ATGGCTTCCAAGTCCCAGTCCGCCGAGCGCAAGGCCCGAATAGAGGAGATGCGCCGCGCCGAGCACGCGCGCGAGCGGCGCAACCGCATCCTCACGATCTCCATCAGCGCCGTGGTGGTGCTGGCGCTCGTCGGGTTCGGTGCCTTCGTACTCAACAAGAAGTCCGACGAGAAGGACGAGCAGCAGGCGGCGGCCAAGGCCCCCATCAAGGGCGAGAAGTCCTGGGACGCCAAGAAGCTGACCCGCAACCACGTCGAGAAGGCCGTCAGCTACCCGATGAAGCCGCCGGTGGGCGGCGACCACAACCCGGTGTGGATCAACTGCGACGGCGACGTCTACAAGAAGCCCATCCCCGACGTCAACGCCGTCCACGCGCTGGAGCACGGCGCCGTGTGGGTCACGTACACGGACAAGGCGTCGGCCGACGACGTGAAGGCGCTCGACGACAAGGTCTCGAAGACCCCGTACTCGCTGATGAGCCCGTACCAGGGCCAGGCCGGCGCGATCATGCTGAGCGCCTGGGGCAAGCAGGTCACCGTGGACAGCGCGAGCGACCCGCGGGTCAACGCCTTCTTCACGAAGTACGTGCAGGGCGCGCAGACGCCGGAGCCGGGCGCTGCCTGCACGGGCGGGCTGGACGGCCCCAAGTGA
- a CDS encoding DUF305 domain-containing protein yields the protein MTRTNWAAITAVVLALLFAGTASVIAAGNDDGPSGPATPTTQSADAGFARDMAVHHQQAVEMSFIVRDDTDDEDVRRLAYDIANTQANQRGMLMGWLDLWGLPKTAADQAPMSWMPMDMQMGPGHAMHQAHDGSLMPGMATNTELDQLRTARGKQAEVLYLQLMTDHHKGGITMAEACAKLCAPGTERELAQGMALSQQSEIKLMADMLKERGAKPRP from the coding sequence GTGACCCGCACCAACTGGGCGGCGATCACCGCTGTCGTCCTGGCGCTGCTGTTCGCCGGTACGGCGAGTGTGATCGCCGCGGGGAACGACGACGGGCCGAGCGGCCCCGCCACCCCGACGACGCAGTCGGCGGACGCCGGCTTCGCCCGTGACATGGCCGTCCACCACCAGCAGGCCGTCGAGATGTCCTTCATCGTGCGGGACGACACGGACGACGAGGACGTGCGCCGGCTGGCGTACGACATCGCCAACACGCAGGCCAACCAGCGCGGGATGCTGATGGGCTGGCTCGACCTGTGGGGGCTGCCGAAGACGGCGGCCGACCAGGCGCCGATGTCCTGGATGCCGATGGACATGCAGATGGGTCCCGGGCACGCGATGCACCAGGCCCACGACGGTTCGCTGATGCCGGGCATGGCCACCAACACCGAGCTGGACCAGCTGCGCACAGCGCGCGGCAAGCAGGCCGAGGTGCTGTACCTCCAGCTGATGACCGACCATCACAAGGGCGGGATCACCATGGCCGAGGCGTGCGCGAAGCTGTGCGCGCCGGGCACGGAGCGGGAACTGGCGCAGGGGATGGCCCTGTCGCAGCAGTCCGAGATCAAGCTGATGGCGGACATGCTCAAGGAGCGGGGCGCGAAGCCCCGCCCGTAG
- a CDS encoding TetR/AcrR family transcriptional regulator encodes MQARDQDHAPEQRRGRPRSEAVERSILDAVVTLLEDGVPLGALSIERIARTAGVGKATIYRRWRGKEELFVDVLREVEPPEPALPGTSALDDLVVILEAMRVRGLAQRSSAMLHNVFVEMKSHPKLWDEYHDTVIAPRRQATFEVILRAVAAGELRDDIDPQLMNDLLTGPMLMRSVHRPYGDLPDGLAEQIVRTVLEGLRPTGDDD; translated from the coding sequence GTGCAGGCGCGCGATCAGGATCACGCACCGGAGCAGCGGCGCGGCAGGCCACGCAGTGAAGCGGTCGAGCGGTCGATCCTGGACGCCGTCGTGACCCTGCTGGAGGACGGTGTCCCGCTCGGCGCCCTCTCCATCGAGCGCATCGCCCGTACGGCCGGCGTCGGCAAGGCCACCATCTACCGGCGCTGGCGCGGCAAGGAAGAGCTGTTCGTCGACGTCCTGCGCGAGGTCGAGCCGCCCGAGCCGGCCCTGCCCGGCACCTCGGCCCTGGACGACCTGGTGGTCATCCTGGAGGCGATGCGGGTACGCGGCCTCGCCCAGCGCTCGTCCGCGATGCTGCACAACGTCTTCGTCGAGATGAAGAGCCACCCCAAGCTGTGGGACGAGTACCACGACACGGTCATCGCGCCGCGCCGCCAGGCCACCTTCGAGGTGATCCTGCGCGCGGTCGCGGCCGGTGAGCTGCGCGACGACATCGATCCGCAGCTCATGAACGACCTGCTGACGGGCCCCATGCTGATGCGCTCCGTGCACCGCCCGTACGGCGACCTCCCCGACGGCCTGGCCGAGCAGATCGTCCGTACGGTGCTGGAGGGGCTGCGCCCCACGGGCGACGACGACTGA
- a CDS encoding MFS transporter has translation MSIPSGGPAAAPRIPETVHRRRWAILAVLMFSLLIVVLDNSILNVAVKTIAAPKPIGIGATQSQLEWAINAYTLVFAGLLFTAGLLGDRIGRKKVLLFGIVVFGVGSALASMSGSPAQLIAFRALMGFGAAFVMPATLAVLMNVFERDEQPKAIGIWAGGVGLGIAIGPITGGLLLEHFWWGSIFLVNVPVAAVALIAMVLLVPDSRDPRPGKLDPLGVLLSIVGLVLLVYGIIRGGELADFTAVSSLGPLLGGVAVLAGFVWHEKRSSHPAIDVGYFKKPAFAAAVAAIALVFFALMGVTFFSAFYLQSVRGYSALQSGLLILPLAAAQMVFAPRARLVVDRFGARAVCTAGMVLVAAGLAMFAFFDATTPVWVLCVVFFVQGTGMAHIMPPVTVSIMQALPREKAGSGSAVNNTFRQVGGALGIAVLGSVLSATYRSGIEGHLGAVPAGARDAAGESIEATIGIAEKLGPAGRPLITSAHDAFLHAMHVTAVGSAAVALIGAVVVVLFLPGRPAADGSGEAPNAGEKREPATEPAARR, from the coding sequence ATGTCCATACCGTCCGGCGGCCCCGCCGCCGCGCCACGCATACCCGAAACTGTCCACCGCAGGCGCTGGGCCATCCTGGCCGTCCTGATGTTCAGCCTGCTCATCGTCGTGCTGGACAACTCGATCCTGAACGTGGCCGTCAAGACCATCGCGGCGCCGAAGCCCATCGGCATCGGCGCCACCCAGAGCCAGCTCGAATGGGCCATCAACGCCTACACGCTCGTCTTCGCCGGACTGCTGTTCACCGCCGGACTGCTCGGCGACCGCATCGGCCGCAAGAAGGTGCTGCTCTTCGGCATCGTCGTCTTCGGCGTCGGCTCCGCGCTCGCCTCGATGTCCGGCTCGCCCGCCCAACTCATCGCCTTCCGCGCCCTGATGGGCTTCGGCGCCGCCTTTGTGATGCCGGCCACACTGGCCGTGCTGATGAACGTCTTCGAGCGCGACGAGCAGCCCAAGGCCATCGGTATCTGGGCGGGCGGTGTCGGCCTCGGCATCGCGATCGGCCCCATCACCGGCGGACTGCTGCTTGAGCACTTCTGGTGGGGTTCCATCTTCCTGGTGAACGTGCCGGTCGCCGCCGTCGCGCTGATCGCCATGGTCCTGCTGGTGCCGGACTCCAGGGACCCCAGGCCGGGGAAGCTCGACCCGCTGGGCGTGCTGCTGTCCATCGTCGGACTCGTCCTGCTGGTGTACGGGATCATCCGCGGCGGCGAGCTGGCCGACTTCACCGCGGTCTCCTCGCTCGGCCCGCTGCTGGGCGGGGTGGCCGTGCTGGCCGGCTTCGTCTGGCACGAGAAGCGCAGCAGCCACCCGGCCATCGACGTCGGGTACTTCAAGAAGCCGGCCTTCGCCGCCGCTGTCGCCGCCATCGCGCTGGTGTTCTTCGCGCTGATGGGCGTGACCTTCTTCTCCGCCTTCTACCTGCAGAGCGTGCGCGGCTACAGCGCGCTCCAGTCCGGGCTGCTGATCCTGCCGCTCGCCGCCGCCCAGATGGTCTTCGCGCCACGGGCCCGGCTGGTCGTCGACCGGTTCGGCGCGCGCGCCGTCTGCACGGCGGGCATGGTGCTCGTCGCGGCGGGACTGGCGATGTTCGCCTTCTTCGACGCCACCACGCCCGTCTGGGTGCTGTGCGTGGTCTTCTTCGTCCAGGGCACCGGAATGGCGCACATCATGCCGCCGGTGACCGTCTCGATCATGCAGGCGCTGCCCCGTGAGAAGGCCGGCTCGGGCTCGGCGGTCAACAACACCTTCCGGCAGGTCGGCGGCGCGCTCGGGATCGCCGTACTCGGCTCCGTGCTGTCGGCGACGTACCGCAGCGGCATCGAGGGACACCTCGGCGCCGTACCGGCCGGGGCGAGGGACGCGGCGGGGGAGTCGATCGAGGCGACCATCGGCATCGCGGAGAAGCTCGGACCCGCGGGCCGGCCGCTGATCACCTCGGCGCACGACGCGTTCCTGCACGCCATGCACGTCACGGCCGTCGGCTCGGCCGCCGTGGCGCTGATCGGCGCCGTCGTGGTCGTCCTGTTCCTGCCCGGCCGGCCGGCGGCCGACGGGTCCGGCGAGGCGCCGAACGCCGGTGAGAAGCGGGAACCGGCCACGGAGCCGGCCGCACGGCGCTGA
- a CDS encoding NAD+ synthase yields the protein MPQLRLALNQIDSTVGDLAANSEAIVHWTRHAAEQGAHVVAFPEMVLTGYPVEDLALRSSFVEASRTALRALAVRLADEGFGELPVIVGYLDRSEHAQARYGQPAGSPQNAAAVLHGGSVVLTFAKHHLPNYGVFDEFRYFVPGDTMPVVRVHGIDIALAICEDLWQDGGRVPAARSAGAGLLVSINASPYEREKDDTRLELVRRRAREAGCTTAYLAMIGGQDELVFDGDSIVVDEHGEVVARAPQFAEGSVILDLDLPAAAAEPPTGVVDDGLRIDRVVLSEKPLPAYEPELAGGYADRLDDDEEIYSALVVGLRAYAAKNGFSSVLIGLSGGIDSALVAAIACDALGAPNVYGISMPSKYSSEHSKDDAADLAGRTGLNFRTFPIEPMFDAYMGSLGLTGLAEENLQARLRGTLLMALSNQEGQIVLAPGNKSELAVGYSTLYGDAVGAYGPIKDVYKTAVFRLARWRNRAAEERGQTPPIPENSISKPPSAELRPGQVDTDSLPDYDVLDRILELYVDRDQGKDAIVAAGFDEAMVTKTLRMVDVAEYKRRQYPPGTKISAKGFGKDRRLPITNRWREKTGG from the coding sequence GTGCCTCAACTACGTCTCGCTCTGAATCAGATCGACTCGACCGTCGGCGACCTCGCCGCGAACTCCGAGGCGATCGTCCACTGGACCCGGCACGCCGCCGAGCAGGGCGCGCATGTCGTCGCGTTCCCCGAGATGGTGCTGACCGGCTACCCCGTCGAGGATCTGGCCCTGCGGTCGTCCTTCGTCGAGGCGTCCCGTACGGCGCTGCGCGCGCTCGCCGTGCGCCTCGCCGACGAGGGCTTCGGCGAGCTGCCGGTGATCGTCGGCTATCTGGACCGCTCCGAGCACGCCCAGGCGCGCTACGGACAGCCCGCGGGGTCCCCGCAGAACGCGGCGGCCGTGCTGCACGGCGGTTCCGTCGTGCTGACGTTCGCCAAGCACCACCTGCCGAACTACGGCGTGTTCGACGAGTTCCGCTACTTCGTCCCCGGCGACACGATGCCCGTCGTACGGGTCCACGGCATCGACATCGCGCTGGCGATCTGCGAGGACCTGTGGCAGGACGGCGGCCGGGTGCCGGCCGCCAGGTCGGCGGGGGCCGGGCTGCTGGTGTCGATCAACGCGTCACCGTACGAGCGCGAGAAGGACGACACCCGGCTGGAGCTGGTGCGCAGGCGCGCCAGGGAGGCCGGCTGCACCACCGCGTATCTCGCGATGATCGGCGGCCAGGACGAGCTGGTCTTCGACGGTGACTCGATCGTCGTGGACGAGCACGGCGAAGTCGTGGCGCGCGCACCGCAGTTCGCCGAGGGCAGCGTCATCCTGGATCTCGACCTGCCGGCCGCTGCGGCCGAACCGCCGACCGGCGTCGTGGACGACGGGCTGCGCATCGACCGTGTCGTCCTGTCGGAGAAGCCGCTCCCGGCCTACGAGCCGGAGCTGGCGGGCGGTTACGCCGACCGGCTGGACGACGACGAGGAGATCTACTCCGCCCTGGTCGTGGGGCTGCGCGCGTACGCGGCGAAGAACGGCTTCAGTTCCGTGCTCATCGGCCTGTCGGGCGGGATCGACTCCGCGCTGGTCGCGGCCATCGCCTGCGACGCGCTCGGCGCGCCGAACGTGTACGGGATCTCGATGCCGTCCAAGTACTCGTCGGAGCACTCGAAGGACGACGCGGCCGATCTCGCCGGCCGGACCGGGCTCAACTTCCGGACCTTCCCGATCGAGCCGATGTTCGACGCGTACATGGGCTCGCTCGGTCTGACCGGGCTCGCCGAGGAGAACCTCCAGGCGCGGCTGCGCGGCACGCTGCTGATGGCGCTGTCCAACCAGGAGGGCCAGATCGTGCTCGCCCCTGGCAACAAGTCCGAGCTGGCGGTGGGCTATTCGACGCTGTACGGGGACGCGGTCGGCGCGTACGGCCCGATCAAGGACGTCTACAAGACGGCGGTGTTCCGGCTCGCCCGGTGGCGTAACCGCGCGGCCGAGGAGCGCGGCCAGACGCCGCCGATCCCGGAGAACTCCATCTCCAAGCCGCCGAGCGCCGAACTGCGCCCGGGACAGGTCGACACGGACTCGCTGCCGGACTACGACGTACTGGACCGGATCCTGGAGCTGTACGTCGACCGCGACCAGGGCAAGGACGCGATCGTCGCCGCCGGTTTCGACGAGGCCATGGTCACGAAGACACTGCGGATGGTGGATGTCGCGGAGTACAAGCGGCGGCAGTACCCGCCGGGCACAAAGATCTCGGCGAAGGGCTTCGGCAAGGACCGCAGGCTGCCGATCACCAACCGGTGGCGGGAGAAGACCGGCGGCTGA
- a CDS encoding TetR/AcrR family transcriptional regulator, giving the protein MTERKPRKDAARNREAVLAAADALFARGESPEEITMADIAAAAGVGKGTLFRAFGDRPGLLRALYETRLEPLGEAIETGPPPLGPATPPRDRLPALLDAVLCFKLDNRRLALALEESGSNSPYQAEHYERWHHLLRAVLEQIPGLPDPEFTAHALLAATRADLVEHLAEKERVPRDQMRAQLAAFTARVLG; this is encoded by the coding sequence ATGACCGAGCGCAAGCCCCGCAAGGACGCCGCCCGTAACCGGGAGGCCGTCCTGGCGGCAGCCGACGCGCTCTTCGCCCGCGGCGAGAGCCCCGAAGAGATCACCATGGCCGACATCGCGGCGGCGGCCGGCGTCGGCAAGGGCACGCTCTTCCGCGCGTTCGGCGACCGCCCGGGCCTGCTCCGCGCGCTGTACGAGACGCGACTCGAACCACTCGGAGAGGCGATCGAGACCGGCCCCCCACCCCTGGGCCCCGCCACCCCACCCCGCGACCGCCTGCCGGCCCTGCTCGACGCCGTCCTCTGCTTCAAACTCGACAACCGCCGCCTGGCCCTGGCCTTGGAGGAGAGCGGGAGCAACAGCCCTTACCAGGCTGAGCATTACGAGCGCTGGCACCACCTGCTCCGAGCCGTGCTGGAGCAAATCCCGGGCCTCCCCGACCCCGAATTCACGGCCCACGCCCTACTCGCCGCGACCCGCGCCGACCTGGTCGAACACCTGGCGGAGAAGGAGCGGGTACCGCGCGACCAAATGCGCGCACAGCTGGCAGCCTTCACCGCCAGGGTCCTGGGCTGA
- a CDS encoding MarR family winged helix-turn-helix transcriptional regulator — protein sequence MTEPAEPPSPDESDGTGEAVPNASDAPEAEPGVDDVTAAVLAASRLLIAVSARSLAAVTEGVTLPQFRLLMVLAAHGDAKLVQLAERLGVNPSTAMRMLDRLIAAGLADRQSNPDNRRETMLRLTPEGRRLVAEVKAARHREVAAIVQRLSPGQRSALVTALAAFTEAGGEPAIPGDTAEAYPPGWSDTHPRHAS from the coding sequence ATGACCGAGCCCGCAGAGCCGCCCTCACCGGACGAATCGGACGGTACGGGGGAGGCCGTGCCGAACGCGTCCGACGCCCCGGAAGCCGAACCGGGCGTCGACGACGTGACCGCCGCGGTCCTGGCGGCCTCCCGGCTGCTGATCGCCGTGTCCGCCCGTTCCCTCGCCGCCGTCACCGAGGGCGTCACCCTGCCGCAGTTCCGGCTGCTGATGGTGCTCGCGGCGCACGGCGACGCCAAGCTGGTGCAGCTGGCCGAGCGGCTCGGGGTGAATCCGTCCACGGCGATGCGGATGCTGGACCGGCTGATCGCCGCGGGCCTCGCCGACCGGCAGAGCAACCCCGACAACCGGCGCGAGACGATGCTGCGGCTGACCCCCGAGGGGCGCCGGCTGGTCGCCGAGGTGAAGGCCGCGCGCCACCGCGAGGTCGCGGCGATCGTCCAGCGGCTCAGCCCCGGCCAGCGGTCGGCACTGGTCACCGCGCTCGCCGCGTTCACCGAGGCGGGCGGGGAGCCGGCGATTCCCGGTGACACGGCGGAGGCCTATCCCCCCGGCTGGTCGGACACCCACCCACGACACGCCTCCTGA
- a CDS encoding nuclear transport factor 2 family protein, translating to MSAPTSPADLYRHSLRLLLDKDMSGWVGLWAEDGVMEFPFAPEGWPARLDGKEAVADYMRHYPDHIDLHDFPALRIHETAEPEVIVVEMRGVGRRVETDSAFDMTYIAVVTVRDGRFTSYRDYWNPLAVLEPGTDFTRSGR from the coding sequence ATGTCCGCACCGACTTCCCCGGCGGATCTCTACCGCCACAGTCTGCGACTGCTGCTGGACAAGGACATGTCCGGCTGGGTCGGCCTCTGGGCCGAGGACGGCGTCATGGAATTCCCCTTCGCCCCCGAAGGCTGGCCCGCGCGTCTGGACGGCAAGGAAGCCGTCGCCGACTACATGCGGCACTACCCGGACCACATCGATCTGCACGACTTCCCCGCCCTGCGGATCCACGAGACCGCAGAGCCGGAGGTCATCGTGGTCGAGATGCGCGGCGTCGGGCGCCGGGTGGAGACCGACAGCGCCTTCGACATGACGTACATCGCCGTCGTGACCGTCCGGGACGGCCGCTTCACCTCGTACCGCGACTACTGGAACCCCCTCGCCGTCCTCGAACCCGGGACCGACTTCACGAGGAGCGGTCGATGA
- a CDS encoding endonuclease/exonuclease/phosphatase family protein, with amino-acid sequence MTQEYTAESVTAGSHHERTGVRRVLTLFDRWRGDRNIWRRGIVLAVIAVLAALLMILHSKIPNKIGNLGSLTETFLPWLGLLVPVILVLALVRRSVTALIALLLPAVVWINLFGGLLLEKSGGGGDLTVATHNVNAENPDPAGTARDLVKSGADVVALEELTADDVPTYAEGLAATYKYHSVQGTVGLWSKYPMTGTEPVDTKMGWTRALRSTVTTPEGKVAVYVAHLPSVRVKLHAGFTANQRDNSADALGEAIADEPLDRVILLGDLNGTMNDRSLNSVTSQMRSTQGAAGDGYGFSWPAAFPMARIDQIMVRGIEPTSSWTLPRTGSDHLPIAARVEL; translated from the coding sequence ATGACGCAGGAGTACACGGCGGAGTCGGTGACGGCCGGCTCGCACCACGAGCGCACCGGGGTCCGGCGAGTGCTGACGCTGTTCGACCGCTGGCGGGGCGACAGGAACATCTGGCGGCGCGGCATCGTGCTCGCCGTCATCGCCGTGCTGGCCGCGCTGCTGATGATCCTGCACTCGAAGATCCCCAACAAGATCGGCAACCTGGGCAGCCTCACCGAGACGTTCCTGCCCTGGCTCGGCCTGCTCGTGCCGGTGATCCTGGTGCTCGCCCTGGTGCGCCGCTCGGTGACCGCGCTGATCGCCCTGCTGCTCCCGGCCGTCGTCTGGATCAACCTCTTCGGCGGGCTGTTGCTGGAGAAGTCGGGCGGCGGCGGTGACCTGACCGTCGCCACGCACAACGTCAACGCGGAGAACCCCGACCCGGCCGGCACCGCGCGCGACCTGGTCAAGTCGGGCGCCGACGTCGTCGCGCTGGAGGAGCTGACCGCGGACGACGTCCCGACGTACGCCGAGGGGCTGGCGGCGACGTACAAGTACCACTCCGTGCAGGGCACGGTCGGGCTGTGGAGCAAGTACCCGATGACCGGCACCGAGCCCGTCGACACGAAGATGGGCTGGACCCGGGCCCTGCGCTCGACCGTGACCACGCCCGAGGGCAAGGTGGCCGTCTACGTGGCGCACCTGCCGTCCGTACGAGTCAAGCTGCACGCCGGATTCACCGCCAACCAGCGCGACAACAGCGCCGACGCGCTCGGCGAGGCCATCGCGGACGAACCGCTGGACCGGGTCATCCTGCTCGGCGACCTCAACGGCACGATGAACGACCGCTCGCTGAACTCGGTCACCTCGCAGATGCGCTCCACCCAGGGCGCGGCGGGGGACGGTTACGGGTTCAGCTGGCCCGCCGCCTTCCCGATGGCGCGCATCGACCAGATCATGGTGCGCGGCATCGAGCCGACGTCGTCCTGGACGCTCCCGAGGACGGGCAGCGACCATCTGCCGATCGCGGCGCGCGTCGAACTCTGA
- a CDS encoding NmrA family NAD(P)-binding protein yields the protein MTGAATLVIGATGTTGSRTAAQLAAAGHRVKAASRRAAPVAGAEPVAFDWYEPGTHAAALEGVDRVYLIPPLGDSDPATVMLPFLRQARTAGVRRAVLLSSSAIPEGGPAVGAVHQALPGLFDEWAVLRPSWFMQNFTGAHAHAESIREEGVIRSATGSGRVGFVDAEDIAAVAVSALTGEQAPNTDLVLTGPEVLSYDEIAAITTEVTGRPVIHRQLSYEQLRDRLAAQIPAEFAALLAGMDRAIAEGSEDRVTDNVQRLTGRPAGTFRALAERELRSSS from the coding sequence ATGACCGGCGCCGCCACTCTGGTCATCGGCGCGACCGGCACCACAGGGAGCCGTACCGCGGCGCAGCTCGCAGCCGCGGGTCACCGGGTCAAAGCCGCCAGCCGTCGGGCCGCCCCCGTCGCCGGCGCGGAGCCGGTGGCCTTCGACTGGTACGAGCCCGGCACGCATGCCGCCGCCCTCGAAGGGGTCGACCGCGTCTACCTCATTCCGCCGCTGGGCGACTCCGACCCCGCGACCGTCATGCTGCCGTTCCTCCGCCAGGCCCGTACCGCCGGCGTGCGCCGCGCCGTGCTTCTCAGTTCCTCGGCCATCCCCGAGGGCGGACCGGCGGTGGGCGCGGTGCACCAGGCGCTGCCCGGTCTGTTCGACGAGTGGGCGGTGCTGCGGCCCTCCTGGTTCATGCAGAACTTCACCGGCGCGCACGCACACGCCGAGAGCATCCGCGAGGAGGGCGTCATCCGGTCCGCGACCGGGAGCGGCCGCGTCGGCTTCGTCGATGCCGAGGACATCGCGGCCGTCGCCGTCAGCGCCCTGACCGGCGAACAGGCCCCCAACACCGATCTCGTCCTCACCGGGCCCGAGGTGCTGAGCTACGACGAGATCGCCGCCATCACCACCGAGGTCACCGGACGGCCGGTGATCCACCGCCAGTTGTCGTACGAGCAACTGCGCGACCGCCTCGCGGCGCAGATTCCGGCGGAGTTCGCCGCGCTGCTCGCCGGCATGGACCGGGCCATCGCCGAGGGGTCCGAGGACCGCGTCACCGACAACGTCCAGCGCCTCACCGGCCGCCCCGCAGGCACCTTCCGCGCTCTCGCTGAAAGGGAGCTGCGGTCGAGTAGTTGA